The DNA region TCTACGTCAACCCGGAGGGTCCGCGCGGCAACGCCGACCCCCTCGCCGCAGCGCACTTCATCCGGGAGACGTTCGCCCGGATGGCGATGAACGACGAGGAGACCGTCGCGCTGATCGCCGGCGGCCACACCTTCGGCAAGACCCACGGTGCCGGCATCGCTGACGATCACGTCGGCCCGGAGCCGGAGGGCGCGCCGCTGGAAGCACAGGGCCTGGGCTGGCTGAGCACCTACGGCACCGGTAAGGGCGCGGACACGATCACCAGCGGCCTGGAGGTCACCTGGACCGACAAGCCGACGCAGTGGAGCAACCGCTTCTTCGAGATCCTCTTCGGGTACGAGTGGGAGCTGACCACCAGCCCCGGTGGCGCCAAGCAGTGGGTCGCCAAGGACGCCGAGGCGATCATCCCGGACGCCCACGACCCGACCAAGAAGCACAAGCCGACGATGCTCACCACCGACCTGTCGCTGCGGGTCGACCCGGCGTACGAGAAGATCTCCCGCCGGTTCCTGGCCAACCCGGACGAGTTCGCGCTCGCCTTCGCGAAGGCCTGGTACAAGCTGCTGCACCGCGACATGGGACCGGTCAGCCGATTCCTCGGACCGTGGGTCCCCGAGGCTCAGCTGTGGCAGGACCCGGTGCCGGCCGTCGACCACGAGCTGGTCAGCGACGCCGACGTCACCGCCCTCAAGGCGAAGGTCCTGGACTCCGGCCTCAGCATCGACCAGCTGGTGAGCACCGCCTGGGCGTCGGCAGCCAGCTTCCGCTCCACCGACAAGCGTGGCGGTGCCAACGGCGCCCGGATCCGGCTGGAGCCGCAGCGCAACTGGGAGGTCAACCAGCCGGAGCAGCTCGCCACGGTGCTGAGCACCCTGGAAGGCATCCAGCAGGAGTTCAACGCGGCCGGCGGGGCGAAGATCTCGCTCGCCGACCTGATCGTGCTGGCCGGTTCGGCCGCCGTGGAGAAGGCGGCCCGCGACGCCGGTGTCGAGGTGACCGTGCCGTTCCACCCGGGTCGCACCGACGCCAGTCAGGAGCAGACCGACGTCGAGTCGTTCGCGGTGATGGAGCCGCGCGCCGACGGGTTCCGCAACTACCTGCGTCCCGGTGAGAAGACCCAGCCGGAGGTGCTGCTGATCGACCGGGCGTACATGCTCAGCCTGTCCGCGCCGGAGATGACCGTGCTCATCGGTGGTCTGCGCGCCCTCGGAGCGAACTTCGGCGGTGCCCGGCACGGGGTGCTCACCGACCGGCCCGGCGTGCTCACCAACGACTTCTTCACCAACCTGCTCTCCCCGGGCACCCGGTGGAAGGCGTCGACCGACGAGCACGTGTACGAGATCCGCGACCTGGCCACCGACGAGGTGAAGTGGACCGCGACCGCGGTCGACCTGATCTTCGGCTCGAACTCGCAGCTGCGTGCCCTCTCCGAGGTCTACGCCAGCAGCGACGCCCGGGAGAAGTTCGTCACCGACTTCGTCGCCGCCTGGGTCAAGGTCATGGAGCTGGACCGCTTCGACCTGGCCTGATCCTGCACATCTGCCAGCCGTCGCCCCGCCGACCGGGTTACCCGGTCGGCGGGGCGACGGCCGTTGCGACGCCGGTTCACCGGGGACACCAACGGTTGGCGTACCCGTCGACAGAACCACAGGAGCCGATCCCCTGCGGATAGGTGAAAAAGTCCGTCGGGTCGTACTTGCGCTTGACCTCGACCAGCCGCTGGTAGTTGTCGCCGTAGTAGGCGCGCCGCCAGTCGGCCAGGTCCGGGTCCGGGAAGTTCTGGTACGCACCATGCGGCGGCTGCCCGGCGAGCAGCGCGTCGTACAGCGCGGTCAGCCAGCTGACGCTGGCCACCTCGGTCGCCGGCGGGTCGTCGTCGGCCCAGCTGGCCTCGGTGGCCATGATGAACAGGGCGTCGCGGTGCACGAACGCGGTGGCGTCCGGCGGTACGTCGTTGATCCGCCCGCCCATGCAGAACAGCGCCACCCCGGCACCGTCGGGGTTGCGGCTGCCCGGCCACTGCCGCAGCCCGGCCACCAGGGTCGCCAACCGGGCATCGTCCAGCGGGGCGCGCAGCACCGCCGACTTGGCCGCGAACTGCTGCACCGGGGTGGTCGCCGACAGCAGCTCCGCCGCCTGGGCCGGGGTGACCTGCCGGATGCTGGCCCGGTTGGCGGCGCGTTCGGCCGGGGTGCCGATCGCCAACGCCGGGGCGAGGATCGCGGCCAGTTCGTCGGCGTACCCGTAGAACTGGCCGAGCGCGTCGGCGTAGACCTGGCGATCACCGGCCGCGTCGAGGGTCACCCCGGCGCCGATCCGGCAGTCGAAGCGCCGATCGGCGATCCGGGCGGCGGCGACGTGCTGCATCGCCGCCAGCGCCGCCGCCATGCTGTCGGCACCCCAGCGGAGCTGGAAGTACGCGACCTCGCCCTGCAACCGCACGTACCGGAAGGTGAAGGCGGTGTTGACACCGAAGTTGTTGCCGGCCCCGCCCCGGCAGGCCCAGAACAGGTCCGGGTCGGTCTTCTCGTCGCAGGTCGTCGTCGTGCCGTCGGCCAGCACCACGGCCGTGGCCGCCAGCCGGTCGCAGGTCAGTCCGAACATCTTGTCGCTGAACCCGATGCCGCCGCCGAGGACCAGCCCGGCCACCCCGACCGTCGGGCAGCGGCCGGCCGGTACGAAGATCCCCTGCTGTTGCAGCAGTGGACGCAGGTCGGCGTTGACGACGCCGGCCGCCACGGTCAGCAGTCCGGCGTCCGGGGTGACCTCGATCGGGCCGTACCGCTGCGGTGGTGCCGGCGCCGGATTCGGTGCCACGGCGATGTCGCGCAGCCGGCTCGCCACCAGCAGCAGGCCGGGGGTGGTCGAGTAGCCGGCGTAGTTGTGGCCGAGGCTCGACCGGGGTACCAGCGGCATGCCGACGTCGCGGGCCCAGTTGACGGCCACCGCGACGTCGTCCGGGGTGCCGGCCGCCAGGATCGCCGCCGGCCG from Solwaraspora sp. WMMD791 includes:
- the katG gene encoding catalase/peroxidase HPI codes for the protein MSDMQDNAPTSAQGVEKMSAAGCPVAHDSVTAHGSESENPAIDSPTPKTGGRPRTNRDWWPNQLDLSVLHAHSPKGNPLGPDFSYAAEFAKLDVEALKRDIVEVLTTSQDWWPADFGHYGGLMIRLSWHAAGTYRIEDGRGGAGDGGQRFAPLNSWPDNANLDKARRLLWPVKAKYGQKISWADLLVLAGNVALESMGFKTFGFGFGREDVWEPEEIFWGPEDTWLGDARYLSEKEMATGVGATEMGLIYVNPEGPRGNADPLAAAHFIRETFARMAMNDEETVALIAGGHTFGKTHGAGIADDHVGPEPEGAPLEAQGLGWLSTYGTGKGADTITSGLEVTWTDKPTQWSNRFFEILFGYEWELTTSPGGAKQWVAKDAEAIIPDAHDPTKKHKPTMLTTDLSLRVDPAYEKISRRFLANPDEFALAFAKAWYKLLHRDMGPVSRFLGPWVPEAQLWQDPVPAVDHELVSDADVTALKAKVLDSGLSIDQLVSTAWASAASFRSTDKRGGANGARIRLEPQRNWEVNQPEQLATVLSTLEGIQQEFNAAGGAKISLADLIVLAGSAAVEKAARDAGVEVTVPFHPGRTDASQEQTDVESFAVMEPRADGFRNYLRPGEKTQPEVLLIDRAYMLSLSAPEMTVLIGGLRALGANFGGARHGVLTDRPGVLTNDFFTNLLSPGTRWKASTDEHVYEIRDLATDEVKWTATAVDLIFGSNSQLRALSEVYASSDAREKFVTDFVAAWVKVMELDRFDLA
- a CDS encoding FAD-dependent oxidoreductase, translating into MSRRTALRAGAVAGLVPTVGLLGRPAGAVPAPLDPALHDLPEAQWDALQRRLSPAATLYRRGGASYEALSIPFNHRYANVRPAAILAAGTPDDVAVAVNWARDVGMPLVPRSSLGHNYAGYSTTPGLLLVASRLRDIAVAPNPAPAPPQRYGPIEVTPDAGLLTVAAGVVNADLRPLLQQQGIFVPAGRCPTVGVAGLVLGGGIGFSDKMFGLTCDRLAATAVVLADGTTTTCDEKTDPDLFWACRGGAGNNFGVNTAFTFRYVRLQGEVAYFQLRWGADSMAAALAAMQHVAAARIADRRFDCRIGAGVTLDAAGDRQVYADALGQFYGYADELAAILAPALAIGTPAERAANRASIRQVTPAQAAELLSATTPVQQFAAKSAVLRAPLDDARLATLVAGLRQWPGSRNPDGAGVALFCMGGRINDVPPDATAFVHRDALFIMATEASWADDDPPATEVASVSWLTALYDALLAGQPPHGAYQNFPDPDLADWRRAYYGDNYQRLVEVKRKYDPTDFFTYPQGIGSCGSVDGYANRWCPR